TTTTTTGTTGCGGTTCGAACCCAAGACCCGTCAATAAAAACGGCCTAACCGCAATTGTTTTATCCGTGGCATATCGGTCTGATCTCCTGTAAGATGCATATACACTATTAAATCAAAGGTCGGGTCCAGCATATCATAACTAATCACCATATCTCCGTGAAAAATAAACTTATCATAGTAATCGCCGCGGTTGTCATTCTTGCCGTATTCATTGCTGTTCGACAGAACGGGAATCGGGCGCCGCAAACCGCCGAGGCTCCTGTTGCAACACAGACGCCGTCGGTTGCGCCGTCCACAGCACTGGCTTCGGGCAATGTTAATGACATCACCAACGAGCTGCTGCAAAATTCTACCGCAGAAGCTGACAACTTTAATACGGAAATCGGCGACAAGACAACACTTAGTGCGGACGCTCAGGAGATTGGGAACGTAGGCCAAACCTATGATGAAAATTCACTTTAAGAATGCCGCCAAAGGACTTATAGCCTCGGCGATGCTGCCCGGCCTTCTCTACCCCGTCGCAATGTTCGCGCAGGGTCAGGCTGCGGCACAGAAAGGATTTTGTGCCGTGCTTCCCAATTTCACTTCGCAGACCGAAGGAAATTTTGTCGATCGCATGGCAAAACTGGAAGCGAAACGCGCCGAGCGCGAGCAGAATCTTGCGACCCAAAGAAGCGAACGCGACACGCGGCTTAGCGAGAATCGCGCTGCGTGGGAGACCCGCTTCCAGGAGCACTACGCGAAACTTGAGGCGAACGCCAAGGACGATGCCCAGAAGCAGGCGATTATCGTCTTCCAGCGGGCAGTGAATGCGGCCGTACGCGCAAGACAGGCTGCATTCGATGCGGCCAAAGACGCTTTCCGCCAGGCATTAGACCAGGCAATCGCCACTCGCAAAACCGGCATAGATGCGGCGGTAACCGCTTTTAAGAACGCACGAACGGTCGCGTTGGCCAAGGCGACGGCCGATTGCGCAAGCAATGTGGCTCCGCAGACGGTACGCCAGAACTTGCAAGCGGCCTTAAAAGCTGCGCGCGAGAAATTCCAAACCGACCGGCAGGCCGTGGAGAAGAAGGGAGAAGCTCTCGAGTCCCTGATCGATGCCAGGAAAGCAGCGGTAAAAAAGGCCCAGGACGATTTCAAGACCGCCATTGAAAAAGCCCGAGATGCGCTAAAAGTCGTACTTGGCGCGTCGACTTCCCCGCAACCATCCCCGTCCGAATAAGCTTTTCTGATCACGAACAAAATACCCGCCTATCTAGGCGGGTATTTTGTCGAGAGATATAAATTTATCGGATCTTCCGATGCCGCGTTGTTCTGCTCTGGCCGATGCGTTCCACTTTCTTGAGACGCATCCAAGTAGGATGAACATCAGCAAGAGCTGGTGTTTTTCCTTTTATAACGCGGTTATTTTTAAGTTCTAGCCTTCGATTATCGGCGCAAACAGTGGCAAGAGCACTTTTTATGATGAGGTACGGTTCGTACGCCTGAATGTTGAGTTTTTGGTCGGTCGGGAGGACATAATGTCACTACCCACAAATAACGATAAATACATATTGACAAACGATAAACCATAGATTAAGCTGTTGGTATTACTAACCAAGAATCACCTATGAAAAAAAGCTCACCAATATTTCTACAGGTGGTCATTGTGCTCATCGGAATGGTGGCGCTTGCGGTCATGATCCGGTTTCCCTTGACCGAGGGAAGGGCCGTAAACTTAGACCTGTTCAGTATTTACTCCGATCCGTTCATCGTGTATGGGTACCTCGCGTCCATCCCATTTTTTATTGCGCTGTATCAAGCGTTTAAATTACTCGGATACATCGGGCAAAATGAAGTATTCTCATTAAGCTCCGTGAAAGCTTTAAGGACTATCAAATATTGCGCGATCATATTAAGCGCCTCAATTATAATGGCGGTACTGTACATAATGACATCTCATAATAAAGACGACGATCCGGCGGGCTTTATTGCCATGGGCATTGTGACTACTTTTATTTCTATCGTAATCGCCACCGCGGCGGCTGTTTTCGAAAAACTTTTACAAAACGCGGTAAACATAAAATCAGAAAATGATCTGACGGTTTAACCCCGTCAAATAATTTTAAATCAACAAAATAATATGTATTTTGTATACATTTTACAGTCTGAAAAAGATAAAAACTCTATACCGGTTACACAAAAGATTTAAAATTAAGATTTGAGCAGCATCAAAAAGGACTAGTCGAGTCCACAAAAAACAGAAGACCGTTAAAGCTAATTTACTATGAAGCCTGTCTTAACCAGCAAGATGCAACGCATAGAGAGAAATATTTAAAACGAGCTTACGGGAAAAAGTTTTTAAAAAGTAGGCTCAAATCTTATTTGATGGGGTAAATTTATGAAACAAGCATCAACATTATTTTTGAAGATAATCCTGATCGTAGCGGGTTGTAGCGTACTGGCTTTTTGCATTTTTGCGATACCTGCAATAAGTAAGGGGGTGGGAGCAGAATGGCCGGAGCTATCTTATTTGAAATATCCTATCTTAATCCTCGGGTATATGACGGCGATTCCGTTTTTCATTGCGCTTTATCAGGCTTTTAAGCTTTTAACCTATATCGATAAAAATACAGCTTTCTCGGCAGTTTCGGTAAAAGCTCTTAGGTACATAAAATATTGCGGAGTTACAATGAGTATTTTGTATCTGGCCAGTATGCCGATCTTATTTCAAATCGCGGATGCGGATGACGCTCCGGGTGTCGTAGGATTCGGAATGCTTTTTGCCGTGGCTCCGCTTGTAGTCTCTGTCTTTGCCGCCGTGCTCCAAAAGCTTCTTCAGAATGCAATTGACATAAAATTAGAAAATGATCTGGTAGTTTAAAAAGAACTTATATGAGTATAATAATCAACATTGATGTAATGCTGGCCAAGAGAAAAATGAGCGTTACCGAGCTTGCCGAGAAAGTCGGCATCACGATGGCGAATATTTCTATCTTGAAGAATGGAAAGGCAAAAGCGATCAGGCTATCAACGCTGGAGGCGATTTGTAAAGCGTTGGAATGTCAGCCGGGAGATATTTTGGAATATAAAAAATAATAAACAAATCAACATTGAAAACGTGTGTAATATAGTTATATGAGCATTTCAAGGACAAAATTTGTTATCTTCTTCCTTATTTCTGGGTTCGCCTTTCTTTTTATTACTACTTCACTTTTGGGTTCCACTGGCCCCCGAGGATTCCCTAAACACCCAGACTCTTTTCTGGGAACGGCGTCGCCAATAGCCTGGAAGAATGCCGTATCAACAATTATATTACCTATAAAAATTGTTTTAATAGGACCTTTGTTGCTTTCTACCGATTTTTTGCGGGATGATCCGCCACCCCCGTTTATTGGTATCTATCTCCTTTTCTACTGGACGATTCTTGCTTCAATCATTCATTATCTCCTCGGCAAATTTAAACACTCTTAACTCATTATTGAATGCTCTTTGGCCCACTCGATAATATAAGTTCGTACAGCCAATAATCCTCGGAGCAAACACGTGCCAAGTTTGGCGTCAGGGGTGCTTGCGGCACCCGGGCGATCGAGACACCCCGGGCACTTATGCTAAGTCAGGTGACCGGGTGCCGTTTGAATCCTTTTGCGGCAAATCTCCGAGCTCGGAAAGGACTATGCTAATTCGCACGAAACAAACAGAGAAACTGGTCGGATACATGCCCTCGCAGGCTATTTTTGTTTATACGAGAACATAGTTAAAGGCATACATATAACATATGAAATATCCGCAGCCCATCTGTTGTAGTATACTAGTGTCGCCATGACCGAAGACCTGGGCATACGGGATGAGGATATAGCTCTACGGGTACAAAGGGGCGACATTGAGTCGTTCGGGCTTTTGGTGTCGCGGTACGAAGTAAAAATGACCAAATATGCCCGAAAATTCCTTTTCAACGCGAACGACGCCAAGGACTTGGTCCAGGAAGTGTTTTTAAAAACATATATCAACATTCAAAGCTTTGACCCGTCGAGGAAATTCTCTTCCTGGTTATACCGCATCGCGCACAACGAATATATAAATGCAGTAAAAAAGCGCGGCAAAGAACCAGTTTTCTTTTTCGATCTTGATGTTTTTCTGCCGCATGCCGCCTCGCCACACACGACGGAAAGCGAAGCGATGAGACAGGAACTTAAACGAAGCCTCGAGGAGCACCTGGGAGCGCTTGGTCTCAAGTATCGCGAAGTGCTGGTGCTCTATTACCTGGAAGACATGGATTACCGGGAAATTTCAGAAATTCTCCAAATTCCGGTCTCCACCGTTGGCGTGCGGCTCGCCCGGGGCAAAGACCTGTTGAGAAAATCGATAACTAAAGCGGATTCACGCGTATGAACGAAGAAAATAAAAAACCCATTCAAGAAGAGGTGCTGGCGGCCATTAAAAGCGGCCTGGTTCATATGCGCCCACGATGGCATTTTGCGCTCCGCGCCGCGCTCGGCGCTCTTGGCGGCGTTATTTTGTTTCTGGCGCTTTTATACTTGATAAGTTTTATTTTCTTTGCGTTGCGGCAGACCGGCGCATGGTTTGTGCCGGTGTTCGGGTTCAGGGCTCTCTATGCCGCGCTCCGCGCCATACCCTGGCTTTTGGTCCTGCTTTCTTTGGGCTTTATTGCGGTGCTTGAAATACTGGTGCGGCGTTATGCTTTCGCCTACCGCCGGCCGCTGCTCTATTCACTTGCGGTAATCTCGGCCGTGGTTATTTTCGGCGGAGTAGTGGTGGCGGAAACCTCGGTGCATCACCGACTGTTTAGGCGCTCGGCAGAGAACCGGTTTCCGGTCGGAAGTAAATTTTACCGCATGTACGGTACGCCGCGTTTGCAAAATATCCACGAAGGCACGATCGCGGAAATTACGCCGGAGGGTTTCGGATTAAAAACCCAACGGGGCGAGAGTTTGCGGATATTGGTTACGCCCCAAACCCGCTTTCCCCTGGGTACGGACTTTGCGGAAGATGATACG
The genomic region above belongs to bacterium and contains:
- a CDS encoding DUF2975 domain-containing protein, with amino-acid sequence MKKSSPIFLQVVIVLIGMVALAVMIRFPLTEGRAVNLDLFSIYSDPFIVYGYLASIPFFIALYQAFKLLGYIGQNEVFSLSSVKALRTIKYCAIILSASIIMAVLYIMTSHNKDDDPAGFIAMGIVTTFISIVIATAAAVFEKLLQNAVNIKSENDLTV
- a CDS encoding DUF2975 domain-containing protein, producing MKQASTLFLKIILIVAGCSVLAFCIFAIPAISKGVGAEWPELSYLKYPILILGYMTAIPFFIALYQAFKLLTYIDKNTAFSAVSVKALRYIKYCGVTMSILYLASMPILFQIADADDAPGVVGFGMLFAVAPLVVSVFAAVLQKLLQNAIDIKLENDLVV
- a CDS encoding helix-turn-helix transcriptional regulator, which codes for MSIIINIDVMLAKRKMSVTELAEKVGITMANISILKNGKAKAIRLSTLEAICKALECQPGDILEYKK
- a CDS encoding sigma-70 family RNA polymerase sigma factor, which produces MTEDLGIRDEDIALRVQRGDIESFGLLVSRYEVKMTKYARKFLFNANDAKDLVQEVFLKTYINIQSFDPSRKFSSWLYRIAHNEYINAVKKRGKEPVFFFDLDVFLPHAASPHTTESEAMRQELKRSLEEHLGALGLKYREVLVLYYLEDMDYREISEILQIPVSTVGVRLARGKDLLRKSITKADSRV